The following are encoded in a window of Sphingobacteriaceae bacterium genomic DNA:
- a CDS encoding HD-GYP domain-containing protein, with translation MKSRDDGNRSRRALAGRYAAYLALVACGTAWLWSGHPQIRWQPMFVMLSIVMLAEAMPVQLPRIRGTVSVSFPVMHASAMIFGPLAGAWVAAVGSLRPRDLEGQVGWVPFLFNRLQLAASTYAAGSVFQYMSGDLTNYSDPRSIMAVVASGGMYLLLNMTAITIFSSIVDKRSPLRVWWTGLTWALPNTLALLPISYLVATTYQVLNLIAPLFLALPLLVARYSYQRYVDMRNQYIDTIRSLAAALEAKDPRTYGHADRVSQLSMAVGKEMGFTEGKLEQLQVAGILHDVGKIGVSDTILNKAGRFTQEEFREMAKHPEIGARIVENVEMLHEVADWIRYHHERYDGTGYPEGLAGEDIPLESRIIAVADAFDAMTSIRPYKDAMTVEEALAELERCAGTQFDPAVVAAFIKVAQQPEFQQHLIRVEDNLFAANLLKDLDKDSAKEPEKEPANGVSPQKNDQAPVPPAPRYAQEAPATTSRAAEQPGLYGGR, from the coding sequence GTGAAGTCCCGTGATGATGGGAACAGGTCAAGGCGGGCCCTCGCCGGTAGGTATGCGGCTTATCTGGCCTTGGTTGCCTGCGGAACAGCCTGGCTCTGGTCCGGGCACCCGCAGATCCGCTGGCAGCCCATGTTCGTCATGCTCTCCATCGTGATGCTGGCCGAAGCCATGCCCGTCCAACTGCCCCGCATCCGGGGCACCGTTTCCGTCAGTTTCCCCGTCATGCATGCCTCCGCCATGATTTTCGGCCCCTTGGCCGGCGCCTGGGTGGCAGCCGTGGGCAGCCTGCGGCCCCGGGACCTGGAAGGCCAGGTAGGCTGGGTGCCTTTCCTCTTCAACCGGCTGCAGCTGGCCGCCTCGACCTACGCCGCCGGCAGCGTGTTCCAGTACATGTCGGGGGATTTGACCAACTACAGCGATCCCCGGAGCATCATGGCCGTGGTGGCCAGCGGCGGCATGTACCTGCTGCTCAACATGACGGCCATCACCATTTTCTCCTCCATCGTGGACAAGCGGTCGCCCCTGCGGGTCTGGTGGACGGGCTTGACCTGGGCCCTGCCCAACACCCTGGCCCTGCTGCCCATCTCCTACCTGGTGGCCACCACGTATCAAGTGTTGAACCTCATCGCCCCCCTGTTCCTGGCCCTGCCCCTGCTGGTGGCCCGCTACTCCTACCAGCGCTACGTGGACATGCGCAACCAGTACATCGACACCATCCGCTCCCTGGCGGCGGCCCTGGAGGCCAAGGACCCCCGGACCTACGGCCACGCCGACCGGGTGTCCCAGTTGAGCATGGCGGTGGGCAAGGAGATGGGCTTTACCGAGGGCAAGCTGGAGCAGCTGCAGGTGGCGGGCATCCTGCACGACGTGGGCAAGATAGGTGTTTCCGACACCATCCTGAACAAGGCGGGCCGCTTCACCCAGGAGGAGTTCCGGGAGATGGCCAAGCACCCGGAGATCGGCGCCCGCATCGTGGAAAATGTGGAAATGCTCCACGAAGTGGCCGACTGGATCCGCTACCATCACGAGCGGTACGACGGCACCGGCTACCCCGAAGGCCTGGCCGGAGAGGATATTCCGCTGGAATCCCGCATCATCGCCGTGGCCGACGCCTTCGACGCCATGACCTCCATCCGGCCCTACAAGGATGCCATGACGGTAGAAGAGGCCCTGGCCGAACTGGAGCGCTGCGCCGGCACCCAGTTCGATCCCGCGGTGGTGGCCGCCTTCATCAAGGTGGCCCAGCAGCCCGAATTCCAGCAGCACCTCATCAGGGTGGAGGATAATTTGTTCGCCGCCAACCTGCTGAAAGATTTGGACAAGGATTCGGCGAAGGAGCCGGAAAAAGAACCGGCCAATGGGGTCTCACCCCAAAAGAACGATCAAGCCCCCGTTCCCCCGGCGCCCCGGTACGCCCAGGAGGCGCCGGCGACCACATCCCGGGCGGCGGAGCAGCCCGGGCTGTACGGCGGCCGGTGA
- a CDS encoding DUF5317 domain-containing protein, which yields MDNLLNHPFRHLWLVLLPFALRGAIYFLPASPGPRSPWLSIVVQAVAYGSLLVLVFINRSVKGVPLIGLGIVSNFLAIMFNNGRMPVSPEGLARIGGPELVEAVARDTSFTHQLADETVRLYWLTDIWPLPRPFPLPTVFSIGDVLIALGAFVLLQHLMQPRRTSPYILPPAR from the coding sequence TTGGACAACCTGCTGAACCACCCCTTCCGGCATTTGTGGCTGGTGCTCCTGCCCTTCGCCCTGCGGGGGGCCATATATTTCCTGCCGGCCTCCCCAGGCCCCCGGTCCCCCTGGCTCAGCATCGTGGTGCAGGCGGTGGCCTACGGGAGCCTGCTGGTGCTGGTGTTCATCAACCGCTCCGTCAAGGGCGTGCCCTTGATCGGCCTGGGCATCGTCTCCAACTTCCTGGCCATCATGTTCAACAATGGCCGCATGCCCGTCTCCCCTGAGGGCCTGGCCCGCATCGGCGGCCCGGAACTGGTGGAGGCGGTGGCCCGGGACACTTCCTTTACCCACCAACTGGCCGATGAAACGGTCCGCCTTTACTGGCTTACAGATATCTGGCCCCTGCCCCGGCCTTTTCCCCTGCCTACCGTCTTCAGCATCGGCGACGTGCTCATCGCCCTGGGCGCCTTCGTGCTGCTGCAGCACCTGATGCAGCCCAGGCGCACCAGCCCCTACATCCTGCCGCCCGCCCGGTGA
- the secA gene encoding preprotein translocase subunit SecA, with translation MLGLLRRLFDDNERELKRYSRIVEKINALEPTMAAMSDDELRGQTGIFQQRLEQGESLDQILPEAFAVAREAARRVLGMRPYDVQLMGGMALHEGKIAEMKTGEGKTLVATLPAYLNALTGRGVHIVTVNDYLARRDSEWMGQIYRFLGLQVGLIVHGLDFKQRREAYAAHITYGTNNEFGFDYLRDNMAIHADQMVQRDLHYAIVDEVDSILIDEARTPLIISGHADTPTELYSQMAALARRMRRDEHYTVDEKARSLALTEEGFAFVEQAVNIDNLSDLEHLPIKHGIENALKARELFRRDVDYVVKDGQVIIVDEFTGRLMFGRRYSDGLHQAIEAKEGLKIERESQTLASITFQNYFRMYEKLAGMTGTAETEAEEFRKIYKLDVVVIPTNRPMIREDLPDVIYKTEKAKFKAVVEEIARCHQQGRPVLVGTVSIAKSEQISKMLKSRGIPHQVLNAKYHDREAEIVAQAGREGAVTIATNMAGRGTDIILGGNADFMARQEMRRRGYDPAVIAVAAEAAPTDDEEILAARAEYRRLREEFEAVTAQERERVVALGGLHIIGTERHEARRIDNQLRGRAGRQGDPGSSRFYLSLEDELMRLFGSENIRGVLDRLGIEEDEPIEHGLITRAIENAQRKVESRNFSIRRYVLEYDDVLNHQREVIYRQRRQVLAGEPLRPHIEDMMADVVDGLLAQFAAVDADPGQWNLTGLWEQVTGRFLSPQDISPADLEAAGGYEGLRELLLEAFMKAYREREAALGAETLAELERVILLRVVDSHWMEHLDAMDDLRDGIGLRGYGQEDPLLAYKREAFDAFHGMVERIREDVISLLLRVQVGSQLQRRRVAGGQQAERRPVVQAVPAAAGAEGAAVPMGGGEGGPPRPAPVRVDKVGRNDPCPCGSGKKYKRCCGR, from the coding sequence GTGTTGGGACTGCTGCGGCGCTTGTTCGATGACAATGAGCGGGAACTGAAACGGTACTCCCGTATAGTGGAAAAGATCAACGCCTTGGAACCCACCATGGCCGCCATGTCCGACGACGAGCTGCGGGGGCAGACCGGGATCTTCCAGCAGCGGCTGGAGCAGGGGGAGTCCTTGGACCAGATCCTGCCCGAAGCCTTCGCCGTGGCCCGGGAGGCGGCCCGCCGGGTCCTGGGCATGCGCCCTTACGACGTCCAGCTTATGGGCGGCATGGCCCTCCACGAGGGCAAGATCGCCGAGATGAAGACGGGCGAGGGCAAGACCTTGGTGGCCACCCTGCCGGCCTATCTCAACGCCTTGACGGGCCGGGGGGTCCACATCGTCACCGTCAACGACTACTTGGCCCGGCGGGACAGCGAGTGGATGGGCCAGATCTACCGGTTCCTCGGCCTGCAGGTGGGCCTCATCGTCCACGGCCTGGACTTTAAGCAGCGCAGGGAAGCCTATGCCGCCCACATCACCTACGGCACCAACAACGAGTTCGGCTTCGACTACCTGCGGGACAACATGGCCATCCATGCCGATCAAATGGTCCAGCGGGATCTTCACTATGCCATCGTGGACGAGGTGGACAGCATCCTCATCGACGAGGCCCGGACGCCTCTCATCATCTCGGGCCATGCCGATACGCCCACGGAATTGTACAGCCAAATGGCCGCCCTGGCCCGGCGCATGCGCCGGGACGAGCACTACACGGTGGATGAAAAAGCCCGCTCCCTGGCCTTGACCGAAGAGGGCTTCGCCTTCGTGGAGCAGGCCGTGAACATCGACAATTTGTCGGACCTGGAGCACCTGCCCATCAAGCACGGCATCGAGAACGCCCTGAAGGCCCGGGAACTGTTCCGGCGGGACGTGGATTACGTGGTCAAGGACGGCCAGGTCATCATCGTGGATGAATTCACCGGGCGGCTCATGTTCGGCCGGCGGTACAGCGACGGCCTGCACCAGGCCATCGAGGCCAAAGAAGGCCTGAAGATCGAGCGGGAAAGCCAAACCCTGGCCAGCATCACCTTCCAGAACTACTTTCGCATGTACGAGAAGCTGGCGGGCATGACGGGCACCGCCGAAACCGAGGCGGAAGAATTCCGCAAGATCTACAAATTGGACGTGGTGGTCATTCCCACCAACCGGCCCATGATCCGCGAGGATCTGCCCGACGTCATCTACAAGACGGAAAAGGCCAAGTTCAAGGCGGTGGTGGAGGAGATCGCCCGCTGCCACCAGCAGGGGCGGCCCGTCCTGGTGGGCACCGTCTCCATCGCCAAGTCGGAGCAGATCAGCAAAATGCTCAAGAGCCGGGGCATTCCCCACCAGGTGCTGAACGCCAAGTACCACGACCGGGAAGCCGAAATCGTAGCCCAGGCGGGCCGCGAAGGGGCCGTGACCATCGCCACCAACATGGCGGGCCGCGGCACCGACATCATCCTGGGCGGCAACGCCGACTTCATGGCCCGGCAGGAAATGCGGCGCCGGGGCTACGACCCTGCCGTCATCGCCGTGGCCGCTGAGGCTGCCCCCACCGACGACGAGGAAATCCTGGCCGCCCGGGCGGAATACCGGCGCCTGCGGGAAGAGTTTGAGGCCGTCACCGCCCAGGAGCGGGAGCGGGTGGTGGCCCTGGGCGGGCTCCACATCATCGGCACGGAGCGCCACGAGGCCCGGCGCATCGACAACCAGCTGCGGGGCCGGGCCGGCCGCCAGGGGGACCCCGGCAGCTCCCGGTTCTACCTGTCCTTGGAAGACGAACTGATGCGCCTCTTCGGCTCGGAAAACATCAGGGGCGTGCTGGACCGCCTGGGCATCGAGGAAGACGAGCCCATCGAGCACGGGCTCATTACCCGGGCCATCGAAAACGCCCAGCGCAAGGTGGAAAGCCGGAACTTCAGCATCCGCCGCTACGTGCTGGAATACGACGACGTTTTGAACCACCAGCGGGAGGTCATCTACCGCCAGCGGCGGCAGGTGCTGGCGGGGGAGCCCCTGCGGCCCCATATCGAGGACATGATGGCCGACGTGGTGGACGGGCTGCTGGCCCAGTTCGCCGCCGTGGATGCCGATCCCGGCCAGTGGAACTTGACGGGCTTGTGGGAGCAGGTCACCGGCCGCTTCCTGTCGCCCCAGGACATCAGCCCCGCCGACCTGGAGGCGGCCGGCGGCTACGAAGGCCTGCGGGAACTGCTGCTGGAGGCCTTCATGAAGGCCTACCGGGAGCGGGAGGCCGCCCTGGGAGCCGAAACCCTGGCCGAACTGGAGCGGGTCATCCTCCTCCGGGTGGTGGACTCCCACTGGATGGAGCACCTGGACGCCATGGACGACCTGCGGGACGGCATCGGCCTCAGGGGCTACGGCCAGGAGGATCCCCTGCTGGCCTACAAGCGGGAAGCCTTCGATGCCTTCCACGGCATGGTGGAGCGCATCCGGGAGGATGTCATCTCCCTGCTCCTGCGGGTGCAGGTGGGCTCCCAGCTCCAGCGCCGCCGGGTGGCCGGCGGCCAGCAGGCCGAGCGGCGGCCCGTGGTGCAGGCGGTCCCAGCAGCCGCCGGGGCCGAGGGCGCCGCGGTGCCCATGGGGGGCGGCGAGGGCGGCCCACCCCGGCCCGCCCCGGTGCGGGTGGACAAAGTGGGCCGGAATGATCCGTGTCCTTGCGGCAGCGGCAAGAAGTACAAG